The sequence below is a genomic window from Cryptococcus neoformans var. neoformans B-3501A chromosome 8, whole genome shotgun sequence.
TTGTACGATAATTGTACACTCATGTTCTTCTACCGGTAGGTCTATCACAGAGCAATAGATCTATCATTATAAATGATAACATTATTATAGAAATAAACATATCATGATCGACTTGGGAACGGGTAACAACAATAAGATGTGAGTGCGGGTATGCTTCATTCAAATCATTTACTGATGGCGATATTCTTTACAGCAACTGGGCTATAACGGACAAACAAGAAGTAGGCAGGCCATCAGATCAAATCATATTTTTTTTCCAGAAAAGCTCACATGGATTTAGCTCATTGATATTATCGAGACTGTCTACCGGGGGGCGTCCAAAGGTCGAGGTCTCGTCGTTTCTCCAAAAGGTGGGCTACATTTTTAATTCCTTGCGACTTTTACCTGACATGCTTGCAGATTATTCTACCCGACACAAGTATTAATAATCACCCAATTCAAGTTGTACATCATATCTATAATATGCATTTATCATACGGCCatagaaaagaaaagggaatCGCAACAAGCGCAACGAGCGGAAATCTATTCAGCCTAGGAGAACAAGATGACCAACGTACTTTCATTAGTCCACCGAAAAAGATTCATGTCAGGAAACACAGAGCTATAGGCCAGTTCTGGCATACCAGCGAGGTCCATAGTTTGATGATTTTGGACAAGACGAAAAGGACAATCTTGCATGGTTGGTTGTAACCAAAAACATTTACCGTGACACCTACGTAACAACGGGAGATGAAGGTCCGCTTTGTGTCGATTATGACAGCCTACCCCCATCTCAGCCAGAAATGAAACATCGCTATTACCTCGCGAAAAACGGACGAAAGTCAAATTGCACTCATCCATAGCCTGATATCTGtccgaagaagacgacTGTCACGTGAATGGAGCTATATGCCACAGGATTCAAAACAAGCATGGATGTTTATATTTGGATCTATCTATATACAATAAACGAGAGAGGATTACTAACAATTTACAGCGTGGGAGGCGGCACATCTGTTTGCGCATGTGGaacttctccttcatctcttcccatcctcctcgttTGTCTGACCTTTCCAGTcgtcctttccctttccctctcctcgtcCCCGTCAGATTTCCCATGTCCTCCGCCAAACCAGCTAGACGAAAACTTGGAAGTCTTCGGTTTCGGCATGAAGTCGGTCGTATTCGGCATGAGAAGAATATGATATGAACGCGTAGCTGTGGGAGAGGTGAGGAGCCAGTCCTCGAGAAGGGCCAAGTTGCGGAGATTGGACTTGAACAGGTTATCGAGAAAGTCACCGATCAGAGGTACAATACCAACGACACAGTCGATTAATACGTTGAAAAGCTAGAATTTCATTTAGCCTGACATTTCTCCAGACAATATGTATTGATATTCAATGATCAACCTACCATGTACCCAAGAAGTGTTCGAGGGACACCAAAGATGAAGCACAACCACACTTGATAAAGCTGGAGGATCCCAGAAAGGATATCACCGTAAATTGGGACCAAGGATATAATATCGTCGAGACCGGCCTTTTCTTGAGTTAATTAGGCCCGAAAGTTTATATACGAGTGCACTTACTCGGAAAGGCAGTCCAAGATCAGCCAAAAGTGGGGCAGCATCTAGCCAAAAGGCCACCGTCCTGATGTGATTATACAACCTGCAGTTCGTGCTTTGTCAGTGTTGCTCACCGTCAAAATATGTGATAGTAGTAAGAATTAGTGAGAAATATCAAGACAATTCTAGAGCTTTGCTTTGGTTACATCTCCATACCAGTAAAGGTGATAGGTGATAGTAGGTTCACAGCACTTGAAAAAGCGCAGCAGGTTGTCCCACCAATTAAACAACAATGAAAAGATGTTCAAATAGAAACGGAAACTTACCGCTGTGCTTCTTTGTCATTCCTTGGACCACGAATCCCAAAGCCTGGGGGCTTGTAAGTAGCCTCAAAAGCACCAAATCTTAGGGGTTGCTTCTCTCGTTCAGCTCTGAATATGAATAGTGCAGGTCAAAAGTCAGGGCTATCCCGGAAgacgagaaaaaggaagggcgTACTGACGATCCCGAGCAGCATTAGGCCTATAGGAAGACAGGAAAGGCCAGATGGCTGATAATATGGAAGACATGTTGCGTCGTCTGCCTTTTATTTATACGTGGAATTGCACAGGCTTGGGCAAATGGCAGTACCCTTTTACGATTTATATAGAGCCAGCTGAGCGAAGAACGAAGAGCGAGCGCTGTCAACTGGGTAATAAAATGACGACATAGCCCACTGAATATTCAACCGAGGCATATTTAAGCATAATAATAATTGTAAAATCAGGAGGAGTTTCTAACCCGTGTCTCAAGGCTTGGCGACTGATTTTGGCACAAAAGTCCAACCAACTCTCACCAAAGGATGCAATATTTCACCAACTCTTGACGAGTAGAGACGGTGGGTAAAGGTGGTATATctgggagagggagatggaatatatctctctttttttctctttccccacTCAACAACGATTCATTCAacgatgaaggagaagcaagTTCCTGTCACAAGTAAGTCAGAGGGcagggaagaagcagaacGGTCCTCCGCACTGGGGGTCGACGACGAGAAGAAACAAAGTTCCGACCACCAGCAATTCAGTGGCGAAAGTGGAAATGTTCAAACACtgcaaaagaaaaagtcgTTCTTTGGCAGTGTcaacttgaagaagaaggtgaaacGGTGAGCACTCTTCTGACTCATATAGGTTGGCTTGGTTGATCGATGATAACCCCAACTGATAGCTTCGCTTCACAAATTATGAAAGGTAAACCAGCTAGTCCAACTGCTTTTCCCACTCCACCTACAGAGTTGCACccaccccttccttcacctcaACCAAAGTCTCGGCGAATGCCGAGACCGTCGTTGAACAAAACCAGTCAGACTTTCCAGAACACCCTTCGGTGGGCCAACAAGTCCACGGCCAGTCAAGTATCCTTCCCCAAAAAGCCTCGAAAGACTGCGTCATGGCCTCCTCCTACGATGTCTTCCAATCACCTTCCTGTTATTAAGCAGAGCAATAACCTCCATCGACGCCCTTCCAGTGTGTACATCAAGAATCTCCGAAAGGCAATCAAGATGGACACTGGCCATATGCTCAATGTCCCTTCCTTGAGAGCAGCCGCTAATACCAGGCCCAATTCATACGGTACTCTTCAGCGACAACTAGCCAGATTGCAATTGTGCGACGAGGCGCTTACCAATAGAGTCCAACGACGTTCTCAGGACAAAATCCGTGGCAACAAAGACGAAGCCACCGTGCCAAAAAATACGATAATGCCCAGCTTTTCAAAGCAATATTCGTGTGTTTCGTTGGATCAAGAGAAAGATCAGAGTCTACCGGCTATCTCGCTCTTTTGTCCGGACGGGAACCCCTCGGGATTGTCAACACCCTCTCTGACGAATGAATCTTCGCAAACATCACTCTTTGAACTCAAACGggtctcttcccttcctacCGCAATCCAAGGCGAAAAGAGCAATAATAATGATGTGCTTGTCGAGATATCCACCCGGATTTTTAATCGGTCGCCAGACTCGTCAGTTTCCGATTTGCAGCAGCATCTCCAAGAGCCAAAGCACCACATCAAGAAACGGTCCGAAAAGCGAAAAGACACGGCTCGTGAAACTTCTGCAAGTCAGTCTGCCTGCGGTTACCAGTCCGAAAAGCCCAGACAGCATCACCCAAATACGGCTTACACCAAGCAGATTTCAAAAGATAAGTTGAATGTAGGCCCAGTATACCCCAACCAGAGACGACGACCAAGTGAAGTGGGGAGAGCTAAAACTCTTCGAGGACCTGTCACTACGCCGAACCAGATACCTGACTTTGAATCGATGCTCTCCATTTACGCTCATTTTTGAATTGCTTGATCATGGTGCAATGACAGGAATTGCAGATGCTCTTGAAAGTGAGTGCTCACACGCCCAGACTTTTGAAGATCCCAATCTCACATGTTGATTTCTGAAGAAATAACGCGATGAATAAGGATTAATGATCCAACTTGGTGGAGTCGGTATATATGAGATAATCGAACATGCTGGGCAGGGTTTTTGGAAATTTATTTTGTAGACCTAAAGGCGATCTGTAATATACAGAACCGCTCCATGACGAAAGCAGTTAGTTACATGTCACTCAAGATTTCAGATGAGCTCAAGATATATCGTGAAATTTGGAAAACATTGCTGGTTGCATAAAAAGCTGCTCAAAGAAGCTTGAGCTTGCCGGTAATGGTGTTGATGAGCTTGGCGGGACCGCTGAAATGACGATCAGACTCGGATTACGTGCAGGAAAGATTCTGACATACGGTCCAATGCCGACGATGGTTTTCGATCCGGGAGCAACTTGTGTTCGTCCGCTAAGCAAATCATCAGCGTCCTATAGGCCCGTGAATCAAGAAAAGGCGACGAACGCATCTCTAATAGTCCGAGCACAGAGATTGACGCTTCGAGCCTGGGCGGCGAGGgtctcaatctcttcagTATTGGCCCCGCGAAGCGCAATTTTCGGTTGTCTGGAAAGTCGGATCAGCCACATAAAGCTTGCGATGGCAGGCTATAGGCTCACCCTTGCATTTGCCATGCTTTGAAGAGCTGTAACAATAGTCAGCAGTTGTTAAACCGTAGCTATAGCTTCCCTTACCTTGGGGTTGGCCTCCTTGAGGGTCATCGCACACGCCAAAGTAGCATGACCAGCCTGCGCAGCAATCTTTCCCTTAGTCATCTTCAACTCATCATTCACGACCAACACCAacttcatctcttcaaagCTGCTATACTTGATGTTGGAAAGATCGGTTGCGAGTGCAGCGGCATTGTCAGAAGCATCAGACTCGGTGTCAGAGGCTGACTCGTAGTCATCTTGCTGTTGGAATTTTCTCGGGGATCTAGTGCCCTTGGGAGACTTGGGGGCGGCAACGGCTGAGGTAGAgcgagagaggagagaatggGCCTGGTAGCCCAAAGTGAAGGCAAGAATGGAAAATATGATAGATGGGAAGATCCCTGCTCATGCGTCAGTCATATCAGCTAGCGATTTCAAAGCCTGTCTCACCTTCCATTCTAATGGTGCTCATTTTGTGGATTATTGTGACTAACCAAAAAGATACTTTCAAAAGATACTTCCAGTGACACACCAGTTTTCGAAGATCGCAAGTGGAGATAAATATTATGACATCATCACATTCCTCCCACCGGTTCTCTCTGACTTTAACGACTGACACCTCGATGCTATGACTTTCTGTGCCCTTTTCAGTTACATCTTCATAAATCACCGCCACAAGCATAGACAGCAGAGGGTACCGCAAGATGACCGCCACATATAGCACCACGGGGACAGTCTCAAATCCTCTTGATCTCTCTCAAATTCAGGGCGAACATACCTCTGTCAATCTCTCGTCATCAAACAAGAAAAACGTCAAGCCTAACGTCAAGGTCACAC
It includes:
- a CDS encoding hypothetical protein (HMMPfam hit to UPF0099, Domain of unknown function UPF0099, score: 127.8, E(): 2.5e-35); protein product: MSTIRMEGIFPSIIFSILAFTLGYQAHSLLSRSTSAVAAPKSPKGTRSPRKFQQQDDYESASDTESDASDNAAALATDLSNIKYSSFEEMKLVLVVNDELKMTKGKIAAQAGHATLACAMTLKEANPKLFKAWQMQGQPKIALRGANTEEIETLAAQARSVNLCARTIRDAGRTQVAPGSKTIVGIGPGPAKLINTITGKLKLL